A single region of the Pseudomonas sp. GGS8 genome encodes:
- the gltB gene encoding glutamate synthase large subunit: MKAGLYQPDEFKDNCGFGLIAHMQGEPSHTLLQTAIEALTCMTHRGGINADGKTGDGCGLLIQKPDVFLRAIAQETFGVELPKQYAVGMVFFNQDPVKAEAARENMNREILAEGLTLIGWRKVPIDTSVLGRLALERLPLIEQVFIGGEGLSDQDMAIKLFSARRRSSVANAADVDHYICSFSHKTIIYKGLMMPADLTAFYPDLSDQRLQTSICVFHQRFSTNTLPKWPLAQPFRFLAHNGEINTITGNRNWAVARRTKFTNDLMDLEELGPLVNRVGSDSSSMDNMLELMVTGGIDLFRGVRMIIPPAWQNVETMDPDLRAFYEYNSMHMEPWDGPAGVVMTDGRYAVCLLDRNGLRPARWVTTKNGFITLASEIGVWNYQPEDVIAKGRVGPGQIFAVDTETGQILDTDAIDNRLKSRHPYKQWLRKNALRIQATMEDNDHGSAFYDVDQLKQYMKMYQVTFEERDQVLRPLGEQGYEAVGSMGDDTPMAVLSQRVRTPYDYFRQQFAQVTNPPIDPLREAIVMSLEVCLGAERNIFQESPEHASRVILSSPVVSPAKWRSLMNLDRPGFERQIIDLNYDESVGLEAAVRNVADQAEEAVRAGRTQIVLSDRHIAPGKLPIHASLATGAVHHRLTEKGLRCDSNILVETATARDPHHFAVLIGFGASAVYPFLAYEVLGDLIRTGEVLGDLYEVFKNYRKGITKGLLKILSKMGISTITSYRGAQLFEAIGLSEEVCELSFRGVPSRIKGARFVDIEAEQKALAAEAWSPRKPIQQGGLLKFVHGGEYHAYNPDVVNTLQAAVQQGDYAKFKEYTSLVDNRPVSMIRDLLKVKTLDTPLDISEIEPLESVLKRFDSAGISLGALSPEAHEALAEAMNRLGARSNSGEGGEDPARYGTIKSSKIKQVATGRFGVTPEYLVNAEVLQIKVAQGAKPGEGGQLPGGKVNGLIAKLRYAVPGVTLISPPPHHDIYSIEDLSQLIFDLKQVNPKALVSVKLVAEAGVGTIAAGVAKAYADLITISGYDGGTGASPLTSIKYAGAPWELGLAETHQTLRGNDLRGKVRVQTDGGLKTGLDVIKAAILGAESFGFGTAPMIALGCKYLRICHLNNCATGVATQNEKLRKDHYIGTVDMVVNFFTYVAEETREWLAKLGVRSLEELIGRTDLLEVLEGQTAKQHHLDLTPLLGSDHIPADKPQFCQVDRNPPFDKGLLAEKMVDMATSAINDLSGADFALDICNCDRSIGARISGEIARKHGNQGMANAPITFRFKGTAGQSFGVWNAGGLNMYLEGDANDYVGKGMTGGKLVIVPPKGSLYKTQDSAIIGNTCLYGATGGKLFAAGTAGERFAVRNSGAHTVVEGTGDHCCEYMTGGFVCVLGKTGYNFGSGMTGGFAYVLDQDNTFVDRVNHELVEIQRISGEAMEAYRSHLQRVLNEYVEETDSEWGRNLAENLDDYLRRFWLVKPKAANLKSLLSSTRANPQ; encoded by the coding sequence ATGAAAGCAGGTCTGTACCAACCAGATGAATTCAAGGATAACTGCGGTTTTGGCCTGATAGCCCATATGCAGGGCGAGCCCAGTCATACCCTTTTGCAAACGGCCATTGAGGCCCTGACCTGCATGACCCACCGCGGTGGGATCAACGCCGACGGCAAGACCGGTGACGGTTGCGGTCTGCTGATTCAAAAGCCGGATGTGTTCCTGCGTGCCATCGCCCAGGAAACCTTCGGCGTCGAACTGCCCAAGCAATATGCCGTGGGCATGGTCTTCTTCAACCAGGATCCGGTGAAAGCCGAAGCCGCTCGCGAGAACATGAACCGCGAGATCCTGGCCGAAGGCCTCACGCTGATCGGCTGGCGCAAAGTGCCGATCGACACCAGCGTACTCGGCCGCCTGGCCCTTGAGCGCCTGCCGCTGATCGAGCAAGTGTTCATCGGTGGTGAAGGCCTGAGCGATCAGGACATGGCGATCAAGCTGTTCAGCGCTCGTCGTCGCTCGTCCGTGGCCAACGCCGCCGACGTCGATCACTACATCTGCAGCTTTTCCCACAAGACCATTATTTATAAAGGCCTGATGATGCCGGCGGACTTGACCGCCTTCTATCCAGACCTGAGCGATCAGCGCCTGCAAACCTCGATCTGCGTGTTCCACCAGCGCTTTTCGACCAACACGCTGCCGAAATGGCCGCTGGCGCAGCCGTTCCGTTTTCTCGCCCACAACGGCGAGATCAACACCATCACCGGCAACCGCAACTGGGCTGTGGCTCGTCGCACCAAGTTCACCAACGATCTGATGGATCTGGAAGAGCTCGGCCCGCTGGTCAACCGTGTCGGTTCCGACTCCTCCAGCATGGACAACATGCTCGAGCTGATGGTCACCGGTGGCATCGACCTGTTCCGTGGCGTGCGGATGATCATTCCGCCTGCGTGGCAGAACGTCGAAACCATGGACCCGGATCTGCGTGCGTTCTACGAATACAACTCGATGCACATGGAACCGTGGGACGGCCCGGCCGGCGTGGTCATGACCGATGGTCGTTACGCGGTGTGCCTGCTCGACCGTAACGGTCTGCGTCCGGCGCGTTGGGTCACCACCAAGAACGGTTTCATCACCCTGGCCTCGGAAATCGGTGTCTGGAACTACCAGCCTGAAGACGTGATCGCCAAGGGGCGTGTTGGCCCGGGGCAGATCTTTGCCGTGGATACTGAAACCGGTCAGATCCTCGACACCGACGCTATCGACAACCGCTTGAAGTCCCGTCATCCGTACAAGCAATGGCTGCGCAAGAATGCCCTGCGCATCCAGGCGACCATGGAAGACAACGACCACGGTTCGGCGTTCTACGACGTCGATCAGCTCAAGCAATACATGAAGATGTACCAGGTCACGTTCGAAGAGCGCGACCAGGTGCTGCGTCCGCTCGGCGAGCAAGGCTACGAAGCTGTCGGCTCGATGGGCGACGATACGCCAATGGCCGTGCTGTCCCAGCGCGTGCGTACGCCGTACGACTATTTCCGTCAGCAGTTCGCGCAGGTCACCAACCCGCCGATCGACCCGCTGCGCGAAGCCATCGTCATGTCGCTGGAAGTCTGCCTCGGCGCCGAGCGCAACATCTTCCAGGAGTCGCCGGAACACGCCTCGCGCGTGATCCTCAGCTCGCCGGTCGTTTCGCCGGCCAAGTGGCGCTCGCTGATGAACCTCGATCGTCCAGGCTTTGAACGCCAGATCATCGACCTCAACTACGACGAGAGCGTCGGCCTCGAAGCCGCAGTGCGCAATGTCGCCGATCAAGCTGAAGAAGCCGTGCGCGCCGGTCGCACCCAGATCGTGCTGAGTGACCGTCATATCGCCCCGGGCAAGCTACCGATTCACGCTTCGCTCGCCACCGGCGCGGTACACCATCGCCTGACCGAAAAAGGCCTGCGTTGCGACTCCAACATCCTGGTGGAAACCGCTACCGCTCGCGACCCGCATCACTTCGCGGTGCTGATCGGCTTCGGTGCTTCGGCGGTTTATCCGTTCCTGGCTTACGAAGTGCTGGGCGACCTGATCCGCACCGGTGAAGTGCTGGGCGACCTCTATGAGGTGTTCAAGAACTACCGCAAAGGGATCACCAAGGGCCTGCTCAAGATCCTGTCGAAGATGGGCATTTCGACCATCACGTCGTATCGCGGTGCGCAGTTGTTCGAAGCGATCGGCCTCTCCGAAGAAGTCTGCGAACTGAGCTTCCGTGGCGTGCCAAGCCGCATCAAGGGTGCGCGTTTCGTCGACATCGAAGCTGAGCAGAAAGCCTTGGCGGCCGAAGCCTGGAGCCCGCGCAAGCCGATCCAGCAGGGCGGTCTGTTGAAGTTCGTCCACGGTGGCGAATATCACGCCTACAACCCGGACGTGGTCAACACCTTGCAAGCCGCAGTGCAGCAGGGCGACTACGCCAAATTCAAGGAATACACGTCACTGGTGGATAACCGCCCGGTGTCGATGATCCGCGACCTGCTCAAGGTCAAAACCCTGGACACGCCGCTGGACATCAGCGAGATCGAACCGCTGGAATCGGTGCTCAAGCGCTTCGACTCCGCGGGTATTTCGCTGGGCGCCCTGTCGCCGGAAGCTCACGAAGCCCTGGCTGAAGCCATGAACCGCCTCGGTGCGCGTTCCAACTCCGGCGAAGGCGGCGAAGACCCGGCGCGCTACGGCACCATCAAGAGCTCGAAAATCAAGCAAGTGGCGACCGGCCGTTTCGGTGTGACCCCGGAATACCTGGTCAACGCTGAAGTGCTGCAGATCAAAGTCGCCCAGGGCGCCAAGCCCGGCGAAGGTGGTCAACTGCCAGGCGGCAAGGTCAACGGTCTGATCGCCAAGCTGCGTTATGCAGTACCTGGCGTGACCTTGATTTCGCCACCGCCGCACCACGACATCTATTCGATCGAAGACTTGTCGCAGCTGATTTTCGACCTGAAACAGGTCAACCCGAAGGCACTGGTTTCGGTGAAACTCGTGGCTGAAGCAGGCGTCGGCACCATCGCCGCCGGTGTGGCCAAGGCCTACGCGGACTTGATCACCATCTCCGGTTACGACGGCGGCACTGGTGCATCGCCACTGACGTCGATCAAATACGCGGGTGCGCCGTGGGAGCTCGGCCTGGCCGAAACCCACCAGACCCTGCGTGGCAACGACCTGCGCGGCAAAGTCCGGGTACAAACCGACGGCGGCCTGAAAACCGGCCTCGACGTGATCAAGGCCGCGATCCTCGGCGCTGAAAGCTTCGGCTTCGGCACCGCGCCAATGATCGCCCTGGGCTGCAAATACTTGCGCATCTGCCACCTGAACAACTGCGCCACAGGCGTCGCGACTCAGAACGAGAAGCTGCGTAAGGATCACTACATCGGGACCGTCGACATGGTGGTGAATTTCTTCACCTACGTCGCCGAGGAAACCCGTGAGTGGCTGGCCAAGCTGGGTGTGCGCTCCCTCGAAGAGCTGATCGGCCGTACCGATCTGCTGGAAGTCCTCGAAGGCCAGACCGCCAAGCAGCACCACCTGGACCTGACCCCGTTGCTCGGCAGCGATCACATCCCGGCAGACAAGCCTCAATTCTGTCAGGTCGACCGCAACCCGCCGTTCGACAAAGGCCTGCTGGCCGAGAAAATGGTCGACATGGCCACCTCGGCCATCAACGACCTGAGCGGTGCCGATTTCGCCCTGGATATCTGTAACTGCGATCGTTCCATCGGCGCGCGGATCTCCGGCGAAATCGCGCGCAAGCACGGCAATCAGGGCATGGCCAATGCGCCGATCACCTTCCGCTTCAAAGGCACGGCGGGTCAGAGCTTCGGTGTGTGGAACGCCGGTGGTCTGAACATGTACCTGGAGGGCGACGCCAACGACTACGTCGGCAAGGGCATGACCGGCGGCAAATTGGTCATCGTTCCGCCGAAAGGCAGCCTCTACAAGACGCAGGACAGTGCCATCATCGGTAACACCTGCCTGTACGGCGCCACTGGCGGCAAGCTGTTCGCCGCCGGCACCGCGGGCGAGCGTTTCGCGGTGCGCAACTCCGGTGCTCACACTGTGGTGGAAGGCACGGGCGATCACTGCTGCGAATACATGACCGGTGGTTTCGTCTGCGTCCTAGGCAAGACCGGTTACAACTTCGGCTCAGGCATGACCGGCGGTTTCGCCTACGTGCTTGACCAGGACAACACCTTCGTTGACCGGGTCAACCACGAACTGGTGGAAATCCAGCGGATCAGCGGTGAGGCGATGGAAGCCTATCGCAGCCACCTGCAACGCGTGCTGAACGAATATGTCGAGGAAACCGACAGCGAGTGGGGTCGTAACCTCGCTGAAAACCTCGATGACTATCTGCGTCGTTTCTGGCTGGTCAAGCCCAAGGCTGCCAACCTGAAATCGTTGCTTTCCAGCACCCGTGCCAACCCGCAGTGA
- a CDS encoding AAA family ATPase, with amino-acid sequence MTSLHADEAFLGHYQLSHDPFAPRVPGFKFFPAQRKPVLGQLHHLARYSQLLLVVTGPQGSGKTLLRQALVASTNKQSVQSVVVSARGAGDAAGVLNQVAQALNIAQAEIGAILAQVVQLALTGQEVYLLVDDAEQLDESALEALLALAAGAPEGRPHVFLFGESSLIAQLDALSLEEERFHVIELQPYTEEETREYLDQRLEGAGRGIELFTADQISDIHESSDGWPGAINQVARDAMIEAMIASRSAVKRPSMGFNMPKKHVLAISAVVVVAVAAAWLMPGRNKAPTTGAPANEQAQLPLGQGTPKPNSAGAPSVEFAGNSQPMPLPLVGNSQPVMRGPLAEAAGGITEGDDGVPVEGSSATPPTVTTTAPPVGVPAGPAPAPAAKPTPAPTQVAIAKPVAPVAKPAPAPVAKPAPAPAKPAVVAKPVEKPAAVAKAAGGNWYAGQAPGSYVVQILGTSSESAAQSFVKEQGGEYRYFKKVLNGKPLYVITYGSFANRDAAVTAIKALPAKVQAGKPWPRTVASVQQELATTR; translated from the coding sequence ATGACTAGTTTGCATGCCGACGAGGCTTTCCTCGGCCATTACCAGTTAAGTCATGACCCTTTCGCTCCACGGGTGCCTGGCTTCAAATTCTTCCCGGCCCAGCGCAAGCCGGTGCTGGGACAGCTGCACCACCTGGCTCGTTACAGTCAGCTGTTGCTGGTGGTCACCGGCCCGCAAGGCAGTGGCAAAACCCTGTTGCGTCAGGCCCTGGTGGCCAGCACCAACAAACAGTCAGTGCAGAGCGTGGTGGTTTCCGCCCGTGGTGCCGGCGATGCGGCTGGGGTGCTTAATCAAGTGGCCCAGGCGCTGAATATTGCCCAGGCCGAGATCGGTGCGATCCTGGCTCAAGTGGTGCAGCTTGCGCTTACGGGGCAGGAAGTCTATTTGCTGGTGGATGACGCCGAGCAACTCGACGAGTCCGCTCTGGAAGCCTTGCTGGCCCTGGCTGCCGGCGCGCCGGAGGGTCGTCCGCACGTATTCCTGTTCGGCGAGTCCTCGCTGATCGCTCAACTTGATGCGCTGAGCCTTGAGGAAGAGCGCTTTCACGTCATCGAGTTACAGCCCTACACCGAAGAAGAAACCCGCGAATATCTGGATCAGCGTCTCGAAGGCGCTGGCCGGGGAATCGAACTTTTCACTGCGGATCAGATCTCTGATATTCACGAAAGCTCCGACGGTTGGCCTGGCGCAATCAACCAGGTCGCCCGCGATGCAATGATCGAAGCCATGATTGCCAGCCGCTCAGCGGTCAAGCGTCCAAGTATGGGGTTCAACATGCCGAAGAAACACGTATTGGCGATTTCCGCCGTCGTCGTGGTCGCGGTAGCTGCCGCCTGGTTGATGCCGGGTCGCAACAAAGCACCGACCACCGGCGCACCTGCCAACGAACAGGCGCAACTGCCGCTGGGCCAGGGCACGCCAAAACCTAACAGTGCAGGCGCTCCCTCCGTGGAGTTCGCCGGTAACTCACAACCGATGCCATTACCGCTGGTCGGTAACTCGCAGCCGGTGATGCGTGGTCCATTGGCCGAAGCGGCTGGTGGCATTACCGAAGGCGATGATGGCGTGCCGGTCGAAGGCTCCAGCGCCACACCGCCGACCGTGACCACCACTGCGCCGCCGGTTGGCGTTCCAGCGGGGCCAGCGCCAGCACCAGCCGCCAAACCGACACCTGCCCCGACTCAGGTCGCGATTGCCAAGCCTGTAGCGCCTGTGGCCAAGCCAGCCCCTGCGCCTGTGGCCAAACCGGCTCCAGCGCCCGCCAAGCCAGCCGTCGTGGCCAAACCTGTCGAGAAGCCAGCTGCCGTGGCCAAAGCCGCCGGTGGCAACTGGTACGCGGGCCAGGCACCGGGTAGCTACGTGGTGCAAATCCTTGGCACCAGCTCCGAATCGGCCGCGCAAAGTTTCGTCAAAGAGCAGGGCGGGGAGTACCGCTACTTCAAGAAAGTGCTCAACGGCAAACCGCTTTACGTCATCACTTACGGTAGTTTCGCCAACCGCGATGCAGCCGTTACTGCCATCAAGGCCTTGCCAGCGAAGGTTCAGGCTGGTAAACCTTGGCCTCGCACTGTCGCCAGCGTCCAACAGGAACTGGCAACAACTCGCTGA
- the aroB gene encoding 3-dehydroquinate synthase: protein MQTLKVDLGERSYPIHIGEGLLDKPELLAPHIRGRQVAIISNETVAPLYLERLTRSLAQFSVISVVLPDGEAFKTWETLQLIFDGLLTARHDRRTTVIALGGGVIGDMAGFAAACYQRGVDFIQVPTTLLSQVDSSVGGKTGINHPLGKNMVGAFYQPNVVLIDTATLNTLPARELSAGLAEVIKYGLICDEPFLTWLEENVDRLRALDQAALTYAIERSCAAKAAVVGADEKETGVRATLNLGHTFGHAIETHMGYGVWLHGEAVAAGTVMALEMSARLGWISEEERDRGIRLFQRAGLPVIPPQEMTEADFLEHMAIDKKVIDGRLRLVLLRHMGEAVVTDDYPKEVLQATLGADYRALAQLKG from the coding sequence ATGCAGACACTCAAGGTCGATCTAGGCGAGCGCAGCTACCCGATTCATATTGGCGAAGGTTTGTTGGACAAGCCTGAGCTGCTGGCCCCGCATATTCGCGGGCGGCAGGTGGCGATCATTTCCAACGAGACTGTCGCGCCGCTCTACCTCGAGCGTCTGACCCGTAGTCTGGCGCAGTTCTCGGTCATTTCCGTGGTGCTGCCCGACGGCGAGGCCTTCAAGACCTGGGAAACGCTGCAACTGATTTTCGACGGTCTGCTGACCGCGCGGCACGATCGCCGCACCACGGTGATCGCCCTCGGTGGCGGTGTGATCGGTGACATGGCCGGTTTTGCCGCCGCCTGTTACCAGCGTGGCGTCGACTTCATCCAGGTGCCGACCACGTTGCTGTCGCAAGTCGATTCCTCGGTGGGTGGCAAGACCGGGATCAATCACCCGTTGGGCAAGAACATGGTCGGCGCCTTCTATCAGCCCAACGTGGTGCTGATCGATACCGCCACCCTCAACACCCTGCCGGCCCGCGAACTGTCTGCCGGGCTGGCGGAAGTCATCAAGTACGGTTTGATCTGCGACGAGCCGTTCCTGACCTGGCTCGAAGAAAACGTCGATCGCCTGCGCGCCCTGGACCAGGCCGCCCTGACCTACGCCATCGAACGTTCCTGCGCGGCCAAGGCTGCGGTGGTCGGTGCCGACGAGAAAGAGACCGGCGTGCGCGCCACGCTCAACCTCGGCCACACCTTCGGCCACGCGATCGAAACCCATATGGGCTATGGTGTCTGGCTACATGGTGAAGCAGTCGCTGCTGGCACCGTAATGGCTCTGGAGATGTCCGCGCGCCTGGGCTGGATCAGCGAAGAGGAACGTGATCGCGGTATTCGCCTGTTCCAGCGCGCCGGTCTGCCGGTCATCCCGCCGCAAGAGATGACCGAAGCCGATTTTCTCGAACACATGGCAATTGACAAGAAAGTGATCGACGGTCGTTTGCGCCTGGTGCTGCTGCGCCACATGGGCGAAGCAGTGGTGACCGACGATTATCCGAAAGAGGTTTTACAGGCCACGCTGGGAGCGGATTACCGCGCCCTGGCTCAGCTTAAAGGTTAA
- the aroK gene encoding shikimate kinase AroK — MRNLILVGPMGAGKSTIGRLLAKELRLPFKDSDKEIELRTGANIPWIFDKEGEPGFRDREQAMIAELCASDGVVLATGGGAVMREANRRALHAGGRVVYLHASVEQQVGRTARDRNRPLLRTADPAKTLRDLLAIRDPLYREIADLVVETDERPPRMVVLDILERLQQLPPR, encoded by the coding sequence GTGCGAAATTTGATTCTTGTTGGACCGATGGGGGCTGGAAAAAGCACCATCGGCCGGTTGCTGGCCAAAGAGCTGCGCCTGCCGTTCAAAGATTCCGATAAGGAAATTGAATTGCGCACGGGCGCCAATATCCCGTGGATTTTCGATAAGGAAGGCGAGCCGGGCTTTCGTGATCGCGAGCAGGCGATGATTGCCGAGCTGTGCGCGTCCGACGGCGTGGTGCTGGCGACCGGTGGCGGAGCGGTGATGCGTGAAGCCAATCGCCGGGCGCTGCACGCCGGTGGACGGGTGGTCTATCTGCATGCGTCTGTCGAGCAGCAAGTGGGCCGAACGGCTCGCGATCGCAATCGGCCGCTGTTGCGCACCGCCGATCCGGCCAAGACCCTGCGGGATTTGCTGGCGATCCGTGATCCGCTGTATCGGGAAATCGCCGATCTGGTGGTGGAAACCGATGAGCGGCCACCGCGTATGGTGGTGCTCGATATTCTCGAGCGCTTGCAGCAGCTGCCGCCCCGTTAA
- the pilQ gene encoding type IV pilus secretin PilQ, translating into MNRIFSTFGISLWIAFLSPMVQAANLKALDVAALPGDRVELKLSFDGPPPQPHGYTTEQPARIALDLPGVTNQLANKSRDLGGGNARSATVVEAKDRTRLIINLTQLTPYNARVEGNNLFVVVGQAAGNKASKPIASAPRAAAAVPTPARVSAPVGKAIRGVDFQRGTQGEGNVVIDLSDPSIAPDILERDGKIIVGFTKTQLPERLRVRLDVKDFATPVQFVNASAAGDRAIISIEPSGAFDYSTYQTDNKLTISIRPMTVNDLQKRNAERFAYSGEKLSLNFQDIDVRSVLQLIADFTNLNLVASDTVQGGITLRLQNVPWDQALDLVLKTKGLDKRKIGNVLLVAPADEIAARERQELESQKQIAELAPLRRELLQVNYAKAADIAKLFQSVTSAEAKVDERGSITVDERTNNIIAYQTQDRLDELRRIVAQLDIPVRQVMIEARIVEANVDYDKSLGVRWGGSVQKGNWNGSGVNGSSTTVGTPGSTSTNSPFVDLGTSSNTSGIGIAFITDNVLLDLELTAMEKTGNGEIVSQPKVVTSDKETAKILKGTEIPYQEASSSGATSVSFKEASLSLEVTPQITPDNRIIMEVKVTKDEPDYLNKVQDVPPIKKNEVNAKVLVNDGETIVIGGVFSNTQSKVVDKVPFLGDVPYLGRLFRRDVVSEKKSELLVFLTPRIMNNQAIAVSH; encoded by the coding sequence ATGAACAGGATTTTCTCAACCTTCGGTATTTCGCTATGGATAGCGTTTCTGTCGCCGATGGTACAGGCGGCCAACCTCAAAGCGCTGGATGTCGCCGCGTTGCCCGGTGACCGTGTCGAGCTGAAGTTGTCGTTCGACGGACCGCCACCGCAGCCTCATGGCTATACGACTGAGCAGCCTGCGCGGATTGCGCTTGATTTACCGGGGGTGACCAATCAGCTGGCGAACAAGAGTCGTGATCTGGGCGGCGGCAATGCCCGCAGCGCCACGGTGGTCGAGGCCAAGGACCGCACACGGCTGATCATCAACCTGACGCAATTGACGCCGTATAACGCGCGCGTCGAAGGCAATAATCTGTTCGTGGTCGTCGGGCAGGCGGCCGGCAACAAGGCGTCAAAACCGATTGCCAGCGCGCCGCGCGCAGCCGCTGCGGTGCCGACGCCCGCCAGAGTCAGTGCTCCTGTGGGCAAGGCCATCCGTGGCGTGGATTTCCAGCGCGGCACCCAGGGTGAGGGCAATGTGGTTATCGATCTGTCGGATCCGTCCATTGCCCCGGACATCCTGGAGCGTGATGGCAAGATCATCGTCGGCTTCACCAAGACTCAATTGCCTGAACGGTTGCGCGTGCGCCTCGACGTCAAGGATTTCGCTACCCCGGTGCAGTTCGTCAACGCCAGCGCTGCAGGCGACCGGGCCATTATCAGCATCGAGCCCAGCGGCGCCTTCGATTATTCGACCTATCAGACCGATAACAAACTGACCATCAGCATCCGGCCGATGACTGTCAATGATTTGCAAAAACGTAACGCCGAACGTTTTGCCTACAGCGGCGAAAAACTCTCGCTGAATTTCCAGGACATCGATGTGCGCTCGGTGCTGCAACTGATCGCCGATTTCACCAACCTCAATTTGGTGGCCAGTGACACGGTGCAGGGCGGCATCACGTTGCGTCTGCAGAATGTGCCGTGGGATCAGGCGCTGGATCTGGTGTTGAAAACCAAAGGCCTGGATAAGCGCAAGATCGGCAATGTGCTGCTGGTGGCACCGGCCGATGAAATCGCCGCCCGGGAACGTCAGGAGCTGGAGTCGCAGAAGCAAATCGCCGAACTGGCGCCTCTGCGTCGCGAACTGTTGCAGGTCAACTACGCCAAGGCTGCCGATATCGCCAAGCTGTTCCAGTCGGTGACCAGTGCCGAGGCGAAAGTCGACGAGCGCGGTTCAATCACTGTCGATGAGCGGACCAACAACATCATTGCCTACCAGACCCAGGACCGCCTCGACGAACTGCGTCGCATCGTGGCGCAACTGGATATTCCGGTGCGTCAGGTGATGATCGAGGCGCGCATTGTCGAAGCCAACGTCGATTACGACAAAAGCCTCGGCGTGCGCTGGGGCGGTTCGGTGCAGAAGGGTAATTGGAACGGCTCCGGGGTCAACGGCTCTTCGACCACCGTCGGCACGCCGGGCAGCACCAGCACCAACTCGCCGTTCGTCGACCTTGGCACTTCCTCCAACACCTCAGGGATCGGCATCGCCTTCATTACCGACAATGTGCTGCTAGACCTTGAGCTGACGGCCATGGAGAAAACCGGCAACGGGGAAATCGTCTCGCAGCCCAAGGTGGTCACGTCCGACAAGGAAACCGCGAAAATCCTCAAGGGCACCGAAATCCCCTATCAGGAAGCCAGCTCCAGCGGTGCCACTTCCGTGTCCTTCAAGGAGGCCTCGCTGTCCCTGGAAGTGACGCCGCAGATCACCCCGGACAACCGCATCATCATGGAGGTCAAGGTCACCAAGGACGAACCGGACTACCTGAACAAAGTGCAGGATGTACCGCCGATCAAGAAAAACGAAGTCAACGCCAAGGTATTGGTTAACGACGGCGAGACCATCGTGATTGGTGGGGTTTTCTCAAATACTCAGAGCAAGGTTGTAGATAAGGTGCCATTTCTCGGTGATGTGCCGTATCTTGGCCGCCTTTTCCGGCGTGACGTGGTTTCGGAGAAAAAATCCGAGCTGCTGGTATTTCTCACTCCGCGTATCATGAACAATCAGGCGATTGCTGTGAGTCATTGA
- a CDS encoding pilus assembly protein PilP, with protein sequence MSPIRCLSMLMCLVVLAGCGGDNGFSDIDAYLNEVRLRAPGKIEPTPTFQSYPTFTYSAANLRSPFSRQVRVDLAGQKHGSRNVKPDPNRVKQYLEGFNIEQFEMVGTISNASGSFALLRGAGGVHRLKVGDYLGRNDGRIVAISGSQVDVVEIVPDGEGAWLERPRTIPLKEHS encoded by the coding sequence ATGAGCCCGATTCGTTGCCTGTCGATGCTTATGTGTCTGGTCGTCCTGGCCGGTTGTGGCGGCGATAATGGTTTCAGCGACATCGACGCCTACCTGAATGAAGTGCGCCTGCGGGCCCCCGGCAAGATTGAGCCAACGCCGACATTCCAGTCTTATCCGACATTCACCTACAGCGCTGCCAACTTGCGTAGCCCGTTTTCTCGCCAGGTCAGAGTCGATCTGGCTGGCCAGAAGCATGGCTCGCGCAACGTCAAGCCCGACCCCAACCGGGTCAAGCAGTACCTCGAAGGCTTCAACATCGAGCAATTTGAAATGGTCGGCACAATCTCCAATGCCTCCGGCTCCTTTGCGCTGTTGCGCGGGGCGGGCGGTGTGCATCGGCTGAAAGTCGGCGATTACCTGGGGCGCAACGACGGGCGGATCGTTGCCATCAGCGGTTCGCAAGTCGATGTGGTCGAAATCGTTCCCGATGGCGAAGGCGCCTGGCTGGAGCGGCCGCGGACCATCCCTTTGAAAGAGCACTCATAG
- the pilO gene encoding type 4a pilus biogenesis protein PilO, with translation MRPSEWLKGLRQIDFNDLDTNNMGSWPAAIKVLASVLLMVLVLALGYSFLISDLQSHLELKREEESTLKEQFATKAHMAANLELYTQQMKEMENSFGMLLRQLPSDTEVPGLLEDITRTGLGSGLEFEEIKLLPEVTQQFYIELPIQITVTGAYHDLATFVSGVAGLPRIVTLHDFDLVPANPDGGPKLRMSILAKTYRYNDKGLQK, from the coding sequence ATGAGGCCGTCCGAATGGCTCAAAGGGTTGCGCCAGATCGACTTCAACGATCTGGACACCAACAACATGGGTTCCTGGCCAGCGGCGATCAAGGTCCTGGCGAGCGTTCTGCTGATGGTTCTGGTGCTGGCCCTGGGTTACAGCTTTTTGATCAGCGACCTGCAAAGCCACCTCGAACTCAAGCGTGAGGAAGAGTCGACGCTCAAGGAGCAGTTCGCGACCAAAGCCCACATGGCGGCCAATCTGGAGCTGTATACCCAGCAGATGAAGGAGATGGAGAACTCCTTCGGCATGTTATTACGGCAATTGCCCAGTGACACCGAAGTGCCCGGCCTGCTGGAGGACATTACCCGCACCGGGCTGGGCAGCGGCCTGGAGTTCGAAGAGATCAAGCTGCTGCCGGAGGTCACCCAGCAGTTCTACATCGAACTCCCTATCCAGATCACCGTCACCGGCGCTTATCACGACCTGGCCACTTTCGTCAGCGGCGTGGCGGGATTGCCGCGGATCGTCACTCTGCATGATTTCGACCTGGTGCCGGCCAATCCCGACGGCGGTCCTAAGTTGCGCATGAGCATCCTTGCCAAGACCTACCGCTACAACGACAAGGGGTTGCAGAAATGA